In a single window of the Nitrospira sp. genome:
- the recG gene encoding ATP-dependent DNA helicase RecG — MQAETEPSPLMPLQEWLDRIARPIEFATRDDYAHLATVTNLSDFISTQVLSALRQRTYPRAIEARLISLRDLFVDFSLSLSTDEQRRRLHVAGSHIQALRKAAQQPAGAKAPRGGFVPDMATVRGRSNLWQLPVRFAKGVGPKRTTVLRRLRIETVEDVLWTIPWRYEDRSVMTPIGNLVPGMVASICGVVGKCEAKRTRNRRLNMLEVGIEDQSGRLQVIFFNQSYLEDVLTVGTRVMLSGRVISDRRDWMVPRMDVSQYEVIGEGVESALHVGRIVPVYHETKGWTSRQMRVLVRNLLTDHGMDLMDHLPVPLRTRQRLISLNEAFQDVHFPKSGTDGHLLERGKTAAHRRLAFEELLLLQLALASRHRSVHEERKEVRFNPRTPLLAQLTSLLPFRLTEAQERVIREIFRDMVSPRPMNRLVQGDVGSGKTAVALQAIVMACGSGYQAALMAPTEILAEQHYRNLSGMLQALGLQTALMRGGEKTSIKSVQAEQLVAGDIQVAIGTHALLQQGVTFKNLGLAVIDEQHKFGVLQRKAMIEKGYKPDVLVLTATPIPRTLAMTVYGDLDVSVIDALPPGRKPVRTFLFSEAQRRRAYQIVRDELRADKQAYIVYPLVEESEKVDLQAAIQGAEQLQNGEFSEFRVGLLHGRMKASEKEAVMADFKAGTIQLLIATTVIEVGVDVSNATVILIEHAERFGLAQLHQLRGRVGRSSHQAYCLLMAQNLGRGKSESSRRTLGGEEPMSAARERLEALVRSNDGFVIAEDDLRIRGPGEFFGLRQWGMPEFRVANLMRDADLLEQARQEAFSLLQSDPGLKESAHQGVREAMFRKWEKKLELGSIS, encoded by the coding sequence ATGCAGGCGGAGACTGAACCGAGTCCGTTGATGCCATTGCAAGAGTGGCTGGACCGCATCGCCAGGCCGATTGAATTTGCGACTCGAGATGATTATGCCCATCTGGCGACCGTCACCAATCTGAGTGATTTTATCTCCACCCAAGTGCTGTCGGCTCTTCGCCAGCGGACCTATCCAAGGGCGATTGAAGCTCGCCTGATTTCACTCCGTGACCTCTTCGTTGATTTTTCGTTGTCTCTTTCCACGGATGAACAGCGTCGCCGCTTGCATGTAGCGGGGTCGCACATCCAAGCTCTTCGAAAGGCCGCGCAGCAGCCTGCCGGCGCCAAGGCGCCACGGGGGGGATTTGTTCCAGACATGGCGACTGTTAGAGGGCGATCCAACCTGTGGCAACTTCCGGTTCGCTTTGCCAAGGGGGTTGGACCGAAGCGCACCACGGTCTTGCGACGGCTGCGGATCGAAACGGTAGAAGACGTACTCTGGACCATCCCCTGGCGGTATGAAGATCGGTCGGTCATGACTCCCATCGGAAATCTTGTCCCGGGAATGGTGGCGTCAATTTGTGGGGTTGTTGGCAAATGCGAAGCGAAACGGACCAGGAATCGACGGTTGAATATGCTGGAGGTCGGCATTGAAGATCAGTCAGGCCGCCTACAGGTGATCTTCTTCAATCAGTCCTATTTAGAAGACGTTCTGACGGTTGGCACTCGTGTGATGTTGAGCGGGCGGGTGATTTCAGATCGGCGAGACTGGATGGTGCCGCGAATGGATGTTTCACAGTACGAGGTCATTGGAGAAGGTGTGGAGTCGGCGCTGCATGTCGGCCGAATCGTTCCTGTCTACCATGAGACCAAAGGCTGGACTTCTCGTCAGATGCGGGTGCTCGTGCGGAACCTCTTGACGGACCATGGGATGGATCTCATGGATCACTTGCCGGTGCCGCTTCGGACGAGGCAGCGGCTGATCTCGCTCAATGAGGCGTTCCAGGATGTGCATTTTCCAAAGTCGGGAACTGACGGCCATCTGCTGGAGCGAGGAAAGACAGCGGCCCATCGGCGGTTGGCGTTTGAAGAACTCTTGCTGCTGCAACTGGCATTAGCGTCCAGACACCGATCGGTCCATGAAGAGCGGAAAGAGGTGCGGTTCAATCCCAGAACTCCGCTGCTCGCACAACTGACCAGTCTTTTACCATTTCGTCTCACGGAGGCCCAGGAGCGAGTCATTCGCGAAATATTCCGAGACATGGTTTCGCCACGTCCTATGAATCGGTTGGTCCAGGGAGATGTGGGTTCAGGAAAAACCGCAGTCGCATTACAGGCCATTGTCATGGCTTGTGGGTCTGGCTATCAGGCGGCCTTAATGGCCCCGACGGAAATTCTTGCCGAACAGCATTACCGAAATCTTTCAGGAATGTTGCAGGCGCTAGGGCTGCAGACGGCTTTGATGCGCGGCGGCGAGAAAACTTCGATCAAGAGTGTGCAGGCCGAGCAGCTGGTTGCGGGAGATATCCAAGTGGCGATCGGAACCCATGCCCTTCTGCAGCAAGGCGTGACATTTAAAAACTTGGGCTTGGCGGTCATCGATGAACAGCATAAGTTTGGAGTGTTGCAGCGGAAGGCGATGATCGAAAAGGGCTATAAACCGGACGTGCTCGTGCTCACCGCCACTCCTATTCCCCGAACGCTGGCGATGACCGTCTACGGCGACCTTGATGTGTCGGTCATTGATGCGCTGCCTCCGGGGCGTAAGCCGGTACGGACGTTCTTGTTTAGTGAGGCACAACGGCGTCGGGCCTATCAGATTGTGCGCGATGAATTGCGTGCTGACAAGCAAGCCTACATCGTCTATCCGTTGGTGGAAGAGTCGGAGAAGGTCGACCTGCAGGCTGCGATTCAGGGTGCTGAACAGTTGCAAAATGGAGAATTTTCAGAGTTTCGTGTCGGTCTGTTGCATGGACGGATGAAGGCGTCGGAAAAAGAAGCGGTGATGGCCGACTTTAAGGCCGGCACCATTCAACTGTTGATCGCCACGACCGTCATTGAAGTTGGAGTGGATGTATCGAACGCGACGGTCATCCTGATTGAACATGCCGAACGTTTTGGGCTTGCCCAGTTGCACCAATTGCGCGGACGAGTCGGGCGGAGCAGTCATCAGGCGTACTGTCTACTGATGGCCCAGAACCTAGGACGAGGGAAATCAGAATCGAGCAGACGGACGCTGGGTGGTGAAGAGCCGATGTCGGCGGCAAGGGAACGGTTGGAGGCGCTTGTCCGGTCAAATGATGGATTCGTCATTGCCGAGGACGATCTACGCATTAGAGGACCAGGTGAGTTCTTTGGGTTGCGTCAATGGGGGATGCCGGAGTTTCGTGTCGCCAATCTGATGCGCGATGCCGATCTGCTGGAGCAGGCCAGGCAAGAGGCCTTTTCGCTGCTACAATCTGACCCAGGCTTGAAAGAGTCAGCTCACCAGGGGGTGCGCGAGGCCATGTTCCGTAAGTGGGAGAAGAAGCTCGAACTCGGTTCAATCAGCTAG
- a CDS encoding Ppx/GppA family phosphatase — MTEPAKRTRRLTGIDIGTLTCRLLIADLAPRQPLKELRSERRILRLGEGVDQTKRLSHAAMDRVIHCLQEWRRIIDSHQVEATAVVATSAVRDASNRAEFLDRVKAECGFEVELISGEEEARRTLLGIRSGLPVGVTDILALDIGGGSTEFILDRPGQDPITRSIDIGVVRLCERVLHHDPSTEEEVRQAREWVTRETKAAVADMGDCRQARFIGTAGTVTSLAAMAQKLPTYEPARIHNYVLGLDRIQELEQTLLGRSKAERVGLPGLEKNREEVIAAGAIIIRTIMETLGQAACLVSDLGLREGVLIDLEMRTQ; from the coding sequence ATGACCGAGCCGGCGAAGCGGACACGGCGATTGACCGGTATTGATATAGGAACCCTCACCTGTCGCCTGTTAATTGCAGATCTCGCCCCCAGGCAGCCTCTCAAAGAGCTTCGATCAGAACGGCGTATCCTTCGTCTGGGAGAAGGCGTTGATCAGACGAAACGGCTGAGTCATGCTGCAATGGATCGGGTGATCCACTGTCTCCAAGAGTGGCGAAGGATCATCGATAGCCATCAGGTCGAAGCCACCGCCGTCGTGGCGACCAGTGCCGTCCGTGACGCGAGCAATCGCGCGGAGTTTTTGGACCGAGTCAAAGCAGAATGTGGGTTTGAGGTCGAACTCATCTCGGGTGAGGAAGAAGCGCGGCGGACGTTGCTCGGCATTCGTTCCGGCCTACCGGTCGGTGTGACGGACATCCTGGCGCTGGATATCGGTGGAGGCAGTACGGAGTTCATCCTCGATCGGCCAGGTCAAGACCCGATCACCCGATCCATCGATATCGGAGTCGTGCGCCTCTGCGAACGTGTCCTGCACCACGATCCCTCAACTGAGGAGGAAGTGCGTCAGGCACGCGAGTGGGTGACGCGTGAAACGAAAGCGGCGGTTGCGGATATGGGTGACTGTAGACAGGCTAGATTTATCGGAACGGCTGGCACAGTCACTTCTCTCGCAGCCATGGCTCAGAAGCTCCCGACCTATGAACCGGCTCGAATCCACAACTATGTGCTGGGGCTCGACCGGATCCAAGAACTCGAACAAACCCTACTCGGACGAAGTAAGGCCGAGCGAGTTGGCTTACCAGGCTTGGAGAAAAACCGAGAAGAAGTCATCGCCGCCGGGGCGATTATCATCCGGACGATTATGGAGACGCTGGGCCAAGCAGCATGTTTAGTGAGTGATTTGGGGCTGCGCGAGGGGGTACTGATAGATCTGGAGATGCGGACACAATGA
- a CDS encoding HNH endonuclease — MKITVLGRITQGSDGVYRFPLIVGAGQSVRAVPLDLDASYQPDSLEPTRPLMQNFFPWDGPWAYRGIAVDVKGGNELSLEEIRLKIKHAVLRRDKAFERMRREIEAFENVEQADMARRERISDSVRLFVWQRDQGKCVKCGSAEKLEFDHIIPVVKGGSNTERNVQLLCEQCNRAKGSSI, encoded by the coding sequence ATGAAAATTACAGTATTGGGACGAATCACTCAAGGTAGTGACGGTGTTTATCGATTTCCGCTTATCGTCGGTGCTGGACAGAGTGTCAGAGCTGTCCCTCTCGATTTGGATGCTAGCTATCAGCCGGATAGCCTTGAGCCCACAAGGCCGCTAATGCAAAATTTTTTCCCCTGGGATGGCCCTTGGGCATATCGCGGAATAGCGGTCGACGTGAAAGGCGGCAATGAGCTTTCTCTTGAAGAAATTCGGTTAAAAATAAAGCATGCAGTATTGCGCCGCGACAAGGCTTTTGAGCGGATGCGGCGCGAAATTGAAGCTTTTGAAAATGTCGAGCAGGCGGACATGGCACGGCGAGAGCGCATTTCCGATTCAGTGCGCTTATTTGTCTGGCAGAGAGATCAAGGTAAGTGCGTAAAGTGTGGAAGTGCAGAAAAGCTTGAGTTTGACCACATCATTCCAGTTGTCAAGGGCGGAAGTAATACAGAACGCAATGTCCAGCTTCTCTGCGAGCAGTGTAACCGCGCCAAGGGGTCGAGCATTTAG
- a CDS encoding IS5 family transposase (programmed frameshift), which translates to MKIFGVEEIPDRMFRRLTGVRKRTFAEMIAVLEQAEVERKAHGGKPNRLAMETRLLMTLEYWQEYRTYLHIDHSYGVSESTAYRNIRWCEDTLTQSRAFTLPGKKALVTSDRIYEIVLIDATETPVERPPKKQRRHYSGKKKRHTLKTQLVVDNATGKIICLAHDAGRRHDFRLFRASGVRLHPETETIVDTGYMGLHKIHRKTTIPKKRSKKTSLSKEDKQANCTISKNRVPAEHVIACVRRFKIVSGRYRNRRKRFGLRFGLRFGLRFGLIAAAYNRDLTS; encoded by the exons ATGAAGATTTTTGGAGTTGAAGAGATACCGGATAGGATGTTCCGTCGGCTGACGGGGGTGAGGAAGCGGACGTTTGCAGAGATGATCGCTGTGCTGGAGCAAGCGGAGGTGGAGCGCAAGGCGCATGGCGGGAAGCCGAATCGTCTGGCTATGGAGACGCGGCTGCTGATGACGCTGGAATACTGGCAGGAATACCGCACGTACCTGCACATCGACCACAGCTACGGCGTGAGCGAGAGCACGGCGTACCGCAATATCCGGTGGTGTGAGGACACGCTGACTCAAAGCAGGGCGTTCACGCTTCCGGGCAAAAAAGCTCTCGTCACAAGCGACAGGATCTACGAGATCGTCCTGATCGATGCGACGGAAACACCCGTCGAACGTCCTC CAAAAAAACAGCGCCGCCACTACTCGGGCAAGAAAAAGCGCCACACACTGAAGACGCAACTCGTCGTGGACAACGCCACGGGCAAGATTATCTGTCTTGCCCATGACGCCGGCCGCCGCCATGATTTCCGGCTGTTCAGGGCGTCCGGTGTCAGGCTGCATCCCGAGACCGAAACCATCGTCGATACTGGCTACATGGGCCTGCACAAAATTCACCGCAAGACCACCATACCGAAAAAACGCAGCAAGAAGACCTCCTTGAGCAAGGAGGATAAGCAGGCCAACTGCACAATTTCCAAGAACCGCGTACCCGCTGAACACGTCATCGCCTGTGTCAGGCGCTTCAAGATCGTCTCCGGCAGGTATAGAAACCGCAGAAAACGCTTCGGCCTTCGCTTCGGCCTTCGCTTCGGCCTTCGCTTCGGCCTTATCGCTGCGGCGTACAACAGGGACTTGACATCGTGA
- a CDS encoding XRE family transcriptional regulator, whose amino-acid sequence MSDLRLYIEKHKLTQAEAAKRLGISQSRVSDLACGKWDKFSIEMLITLEARLGRTIRVEFAT is encoded by the coding sequence ATGAGCGATCTTCGTCTGTACATTGAAAAGCACAAGTTGACTCAAGCGGAAGCTGCCAAGCGACTTGGAATTTCGCAGTCGCGGGTGTCCGACCTTGCTTGTGGGAAATGGGACAAATTCAGCATCGAAATGCTCATCACTCTTGAGGCTCGGCTTGGGCGCACGATTCGGGTTGAATTTGCGACCTAA
- a CDS encoding class I SAM-dependent methyltransferase: MKAVTAIRNPLTLTGDTLTLLAWHIPDLVAYQHLPDEWWLAPLDDDLPLIRLNRTGLDLLKAMNGHTAVGTLLEQYGTKICGPDGQPGSWHLERWATPNYSLCYYGAEPPGGHRHKAKWDVLLQQVREGWSGQEGFEGENHLEKFHHHELTENSKDDDHFDLIETTVSHLFREPSEALDGLTYGRLLMRQLRRLGWFTPKPKVMLEIGGGLGYLAQELGKDLLPFEKQGITYLSLDITQPFLIRQITRAKASGWTGTGTRANAEQLPFADRSVDLVIDNENMADMTPVRLNKQELTSGVGATAQHQEALDWIRRLRLPIEANPPDSVIFNLGPIRFVAELWRVLKPGGRAFLTEFGIEQGWPAPVKLPGHTEYEVQYSHLRQAVRWLGFQERYHSLPQFLGLKPDTKVLCTGATYTIQRFCQALNHPFAVRAYSEKELQQALGEMLPKLQGLHYHDLADPAWFGLQDFKVLLLEKPGGEPKAQFTENKGYRWYSQK; the protein is encoded by the coding sequence ATGAAAGCTGTTACCGCCATCCGCAACCCATTGACCTTGACCGGAGACACGCTGACTCTGTTGGCCTGGCATATTCCTGACCTTGTTGCCTACCAACATCTGCCGGACGAATGGTGGCTGGCTCCGCTTGATGACGATCTCCCGTTGATCCGGCTGAACCGTACCGGGTTGGACCTGCTTAAAGCCATGAACGGCCATACCGCTGTGGGAACTCTTCTTGAGCAATATGGCACCAAGATCTGCGGGCCTGATGGGCAGCCTGGCTCCTGGCACTTGGAACGATGGGCGACCCCCAACTACTCTCTCTGCTATTACGGGGCTGAACCACCAGGAGGCCACCGACACAAGGCCAAATGGGATGTGCTTCTCCAGCAGGTCCGCGAAGGCTGGTCAGGACAAGAAGGATTCGAAGGCGAGAACCATCTGGAGAAATTTCACCATCACGAACTGACCGAAAATTCAAAGGACGACGACCATTTTGATTTGATTGAAACCACAGTCTCCCATCTCTTTCGTGAACCCAGCGAGGCCTTGGACGGCCTGACCTATGGCCGATTGCTGATGCGACAACTCAGGCGACTCGGTTGGTTCACTCCTAAGCCCAAAGTCATGCTGGAGATCGGTGGCGGCCTTGGGTACCTTGCGCAGGAACTGGGGAAAGACCTCCTGCCCTTTGAGAAGCAGGGAATCACCTACCTCTCCCTCGACATCACACAACCATTTCTAATACGCCAAATTACTCGGGCCAAGGCCAGCGGATGGACCGGCACGGGCACCAGAGCCAATGCTGAACAGCTGCCCTTTGCTGACCGCTCTGTCGATCTCGTGATCGACAATGAAAACATGGCCGACATGACGCCGGTGCGGCTGAACAAGCAGGAACTTACATCGGGAGTCGGAGCGACTGCACAACACCAAGAAGCGCTCGATTGGATCAGACGGCTTCGCCTGCCCATCGAAGCCAATCCACCGGACTCGGTGATCTTTAACCTGGGGCCGATTCGCTTTGTCGCCGAATTGTGGCGAGTCCTCAAACCGGGTGGCCGAGCGTTTCTCACCGAATTCGGTATTGAGCAGGGATGGCCGGCTCCCGTGAAGCTCCCGGGACACACTGAGTACGAAGTGCAATACAGTCATCTGCGCCAAGCCGTACGCTGGCTTGGATTTCAAGAACGATATCATTCACTCCCACAGTTTCTCGGACTCAAGCCAGATACAAAAGTGCTCTGCACCGGCGCCACCTACACCATCCAGCGATTCTGTCAGGCTCTCAACCACCCCTTCGCCGTACGTGCTTATAGCGAGAAGGAGCTGCAGCAGGCCTTGGGGGAGATGCTTCCCAAACTACAGGGTCTCCACTACCACGACCTCGCCGATCCGGCCTGGTTCGGTCTTCAAGACTTCAAAGTGCTGTTATTAGAAAAACCCGGCGGCGAGCCCAAAGCGCAGTTCACTGAAAACAAAGGCTATCGGTGGTATTCGCAGAAGTAG
- a CDS encoding cupredoxin domain-containing protein, whose protein sequence is MMEVALESLTTFMALINYGYDVLRNTPPVNRLHIVTVILGIAATASGPALDLSPATEILMENGSPYYVPAAATVVSGTPIRWENPTPTHHTVTHNGCLTDKSACLFNSGTVPPGGQFTITGLPPGRYAYHCGIHPIMRGQLIVTEDASTPAHL, encoded by the coding sequence ATGATGGAGGTAGCGCTTGAATCCTTGACCACCTTTATGGCTCTTATCAATTACGGATACGACGTATTAAGGAACACACCGCCTGTGAACCGGCTGCACATCGTGACCGTTATCCTGGGCATTGCAGCGACAGCAAGCGGACCAGCCCTCGATCTCTCCCCGGCCACAGAGATTCTTATGGAAAATGGCTCACCCTATTACGTACCAGCCGCCGCCACTGTGGTCAGTGGCACGCCCATCCGTTGGGAGAATCCTACACCGACACACCACACCGTAACGCATAACGGCTGCCTGACCGACAAGAGCGCCTGCCTCTTCAATTCAGGAACGGTTCCACCGGGAGGACAGTTCACCATCACGGGCTTGCCTCCTGGGCGATATGCCTATCATTGCGGGATCCATCCCATCATGCGAGGACAGCTGATTGTGACAGAGGATGCCTCAACCCCCGCTCACTTGTAA
- a CDS encoding pentapeptide repeat-containing protein, whose product MFRKRTAYGGMVLAATFALGVGLSDVDAACVTEGGAAKAGEAGLILHLSPTCTQVERETHIVRGERITDALERGHPVDLIGVIVQGDVLFDRLTPQAISRSSMGAESSSQSGPARSQEQRLVRAGLRLRDSIVQGAVRHRSGSSTLWFEGPIDFQGSRFKEGVDLSWSGFRGAVELSGAVFEKEAYFVQGQFVGPLVCRETRFGPSTRFHRSTFRSAVDCTGALFDGMAEFLEVLAEQPVEFERSRFGLGTGFSGSRFKSRIGFRDAIFSRETFFTFTVFEGETMFAGAQFLGAVDFSNAEFRQQDNLTQARFDHPPLFAQTKRIEQVQPDSFLQAKNGQYVLTFGLLVTAALLVAYAIRLK is encoded by the coding sequence ATGTTCAGGAAGAGAACGGCTTATGGAGGGATGGTCCTAGCGGCTACCTTTGCCCTGGGCGTAGGCCTGTCTGACGTTGACGCCGCTTGTGTCACAGAGGGGGGGGCGGCGAAAGCCGGAGAGGCTGGCCTTATTCTGCACCTCTCACCCACTTGTACGCAGGTTGAGCGGGAGACACACATCGTGCGCGGTGAACGGATCACGGATGCGCTTGAGAGAGGGCATCCGGTCGATCTGATTGGGGTGATCGTTCAGGGGGACGTTCTGTTTGATCGTCTGACCCCGCAGGCTATTTCCCGCTCGTCGATGGGAGCCGAGTCTTCTAGCCAGAGCGGGCCCGCGCGTAGCCAGGAGCAGCGACTCGTTCGTGCAGGACTCAGATTACGAGATTCCATCGTACAGGGAGCGGTACGTCATCGTTCAGGCAGCAGTACCTTGTGGTTTGAAGGACCCATCGACTTTCAGGGGTCTCGCTTCAAGGAGGGGGTGGATCTCTCCTGGTCGGGTTTTCGGGGAGCCGTTGAACTGTCTGGCGCTGTTTTTGAGAAGGAAGCGTATTTTGTTCAAGGGCAATTCGTCGGACCATTGGTCTGTCGAGAGACGAGGTTCGGTCCGAGTACGAGATTTCACCGATCGACATTTCGAAGTGCCGTGGACTGTACCGGCGCGCTCTTCGACGGGATGGCGGAATTTTTGGAAGTGTTAGCTGAACAGCCGGTGGAGTTTGAACGGTCGAGGTTCGGCTTGGGGACGGGGTTCTCCGGTAGTCGGTTCAAGAGTCGCATCGGTTTTCGCGACGCGATCTTCAGCCGTGAGACCTTCTTTACCTTTACCGTTTTCGAGGGGGAGACGATGTTTGCCGGGGCTCAATTTCTGGGGGCCGTTGATTTTTCGAATGCCGAGTTCCGGCAACAAGACAACCTTACTCAGGCACGATTCGATCATCCGCCGCTGTTCGCTCAAACGAAGAGGATCGAACAGGTCCAGCCTGATAGTTTCCTTCAGGCCAAGAACGGACAGTATGTGCTTACGTTTGGGTTGCTCGTCACGGCAGCTCTGCTCGTGGCCTACGCAATAAGGCTGAAATGA
- a CDS encoding segregation/condensation protein A, with protein sequence MESQADGFEQTELPYKVRIENFEGPLDLLLHLIKKNEINIYDIPVAMITQQYIEYLEAMEELNLNVAGDFLVMAATLLQIKSKMLLPVDEAVDDEEEGPDPREELVRRLLEYKAYKEAARQLDDQEKMWREIFWREDAVSVEAVAEEDLPLENVSLFDLVDALKEVLERNPDSRLIEIVPDNLTVRERMNLILETLEGKDSVSFAALFDGSVHRVVVVVTFLALLELMRLRVARVFQAETFGPILVSRMFSLVPDPAELDDVDAEWRSA encoded by the coding sequence GTGGAATCACAAGCCGACGGGTTTGAGCAAACAGAGCTGCCGTATAAGGTCCGTATCGAAAACTTCGAGGGACCGCTGGACCTTCTGCTCCATCTCATCAAAAAAAACGAGATCAATATCTACGATATCCCCGTCGCGATGATTACCCAGCAGTACATCGAGTACCTGGAGGCGATGGAGGAGCTCAACCTCAATGTCGCAGGAGATTTTTTGGTGATGGCGGCGACGCTGTTGCAAATCAAGTCCAAGATGCTGCTGCCGGTGGACGAGGCAGTCGACGACGAAGAGGAGGGGCCGGACCCACGGGAAGAACTGGTCCGTCGGTTGCTTGAATACAAAGCCTACAAGGAGGCGGCGCGGCAGCTCGATGATCAAGAGAAAATGTGGCGCGAGATCTTTTGGCGAGAGGATGCAGTGTCGGTCGAGGCGGTCGCTGAGGAGGATCTGCCCCTCGAAAACGTGTCACTGTTCGATCTGGTTGATGCGCTCAAGGAAGTACTTGAGCGCAATCCGGACAGTCGGCTCATCGAGATCGTGCCCGACAATCTTACGGTTCGGGAACGAATGAACCTCATTCTGGAAACGCTTGAGGGCAAAGATTCGGTCTCGTTCGCGGCGCTGTTTGATGGATCGGTCCACCGGGTCGTCGTCGTCGTGACGTTTTTGGCCTTACTGGAATTGATGCGGTTACGAGTGGCCCGTGTATTCCAAGCCGAAACGTTTGGACCGATTTTGGTTTCGCGGATGTTCTCGTTGGTACCGGACCCAGCAGAGCTTGACGATGTTGATGCGGAATGGAGGAGCGCATGA
- the scpB gene encoding SMC-Scp complex subunit ScpB has protein sequence MTPPTADVVDEDEVDVPETKAIPAANLEDAMSMEEVNGAPHAEGFNNDDRPESMAELQAVLEALLFVSAEPLPVARLAAVLGTVSKGEVEEALHQLGQALDQEGRGVRLVAVAGGYRLVTKQDYASWVKRLDKAKTAAKLSRSALESLAIIAYKQPLVRGEIEEIRGVETSGVLRTLLERKLVRIVGRKEVAGRPIMYGTTKFFLEHFGLSDLSQLPPLREFKELGEAEQALLPMDSTEISSADGAIETVADDAEPSVNGELQTAAPFEEVLDPLPTPQS, from the coding sequence ATGACCCCACCGACGGCGGATGTGGTTGATGAGGATGAGGTAGATGTACCGGAAACCAAGGCCATACCTGCGGCGAATTTGGAAGATGCGATGAGCATGGAAGAAGTGAACGGAGCACCGCATGCGGAGGGTTTCAATAATGACGATCGGCCTGAAAGTATGGCCGAGCTCCAAGCTGTTCTGGAGGCATTGCTCTTCGTCTCGGCTGAGCCGCTGCCCGTGGCTCGTCTTGCTGCTGTGCTCGGCACGGTCTCGAAGGGTGAAGTCGAAGAGGCCTTGCACCAGCTCGGTCAGGCACTCGATCAAGAGGGGCGGGGGGTGCGATTGGTGGCAGTGGCTGGCGGCTATCGCCTGGTGACCAAACAAGATTATGCCTCCTGGGTGAAGCGATTGGATAAGGCCAAGACAGCGGCAAAACTGTCTCGATCTGCGTTGGAATCGTTGGCCATCATTGCCTACAAACAGCCGCTGGTGCGGGGGGAGATCGAAGAAATTCGAGGAGTGGAAACCTCCGGTGTCTTGCGTACGCTGCTAGAACGCAAACTGGTGCGAATCGTCGGGCGCAAGGAAGTTGCAGGTCGCCCGATTATGTACGGGACGACCAAGTTCTTTCTGGAGCATTTCGGCTTGAGCGATCTCTCGCAATTGCCGCCTTTGCGTGAGTTCAAAGAGCTCGGCGAGGCTGAACAGGCACTCTTGCCGATGGACAGTACCGAGATTTCATCTGCAGACGGGGCGATCGAGACAGTTGCCGACGATGCGGAACCGTCTGTGAACGGTGAACTGCAGACGGCTGCTCCGTTCGAAGAGGTACTAGATCCCCTTCCAACCCCGCAATCCTGA